The following proteins are encoded in a genomic region of Populus trichocarpa isolate Nisqually-1 chromosome 13, P.trichocarpa_v4.1, whole genome shotgun sequence:
- the LOC7489704 gene encoding cyclic dof factor 3 isoform X1 — protein MLSIICYFFRVETCLLISIWVLVSLLLLVPFKVCNFYFDTKKKKKTMKGESKDPAFKLFGRKIPVPDTQFPAEPLAKGTCSEITRVETKGPSEDISEEPEMFSGSGQGKEESQAAMRVNEAQVIAKHKEGPLETNGTDQEKVLKKPDKILPCPRCNSLDTKFCYFNNYNVNQPRHFCKNCQRYWTAGGSMRNVPIGAGRRKNKHLATQYRQILVSSDGMPIARMENSDSIGHQLQSSVESGTTLSPSVANGMVLKFGHEAPLCDSMENVLNLGDQKRYVEISSVNRQDNVEEPSSCGSSKTASNAWANELRENIMQKEQVDVPASSNELSAPNSLPYYSVPSWVFPWNPGWNNVASMTAAQHSTGQACVTNIPNQVQLCSTPMLAVPSICPPNIPLQFVPASYWGCMPTWAAGTRNVSLSGSNGCLSLSTSANTSSCSGNGSPTLGKHSRDSKFMEEEKAEKCILVPKTLRIDDPSEASKSPLWATLGLKPDQKDPASKGTIFKNFETKAECYGHVSDITHVLEANPAALSRSHTFQESG, from the exons ATGCTGTCTATCATCTGCTACTTTTTCAGGGTGGAGACTTGTT TACTAATTTCTATATGGGTTTTGGTGTCACTATTATTACTAGTACCCTTCAAAGTCTGCAACTTctattttgatacaaaaaaaaaaaaaaaaaccatgaagggTGAGTCTAAAGATCCAGCTTTCAAGCTCTTTGGTAGGAAGATTCCTGTACCTGATACTCAGTTTCCGGCCGAACCACTAGCCAAG GGAACCTGCAGTGAGATAACAAGAGTAGAAACCAAGGGTCCTAGTGAAGACATCTCAGAAGAACCTGAAATGTTCTCTGGTTCTGGACAAGGCAAGGAAGAAAGCCAAGCTGCAATGCGAGTGAATGAGGCACAAGTAATTGCTAAGCATAAGGAAGGTCCACTGGAGACTAATGGCACAGACCAAGAGAAAGTCCTTAAGAAGCCAGATAAAATTCTACCATGTCCACGATGCAACAGTTTAGACACAAAATTCTGTTACTTCAATAACTATAATGTCAACCAACCAAGGCATTTCTGCAAGAATTGCCAAAGATATTGGACAGCTGGGGGATCAATGAGAAATGTCCCTATTGGTGCTGGCCGGCGGAAGAATAAGCACTTAGCCACTCAATATCGTCAGATATTAGTATCTTCTGATGGGATGCCTATTGCCAGAATGGAAAACTCAGACTCAATCGGTCACCAACTTCAATCTTCTGTTGAATCCGGAACCACCTTGAGTCCCTCAGTAGCAAATGGAATGGTTCTAAAATTCGGTCATGAAGCACCTCTTTGTGATTCCATGGAGAATGTGCTGAATCTTGGAGACCAAAAGAGATATGTTGAGATAAGTTCAGTCAATCGTCAAGATAATGTAGAAGAGCCGTCTTCATGTGGATCCTCCAAGACAGCTTCCAATGCTTGGGCAAACGAATTGCGAGAAAATATTATGCAGAAAGAGCAAGTTGATGTGCCAGCATCTTCTAACGAACTCAGCGCACCAAATTCCCTGCCTTATTATTCTGTTCCTTCATGGGTTTTTCCTTGGAACCCGGGTTGGAATAATGTTGCTTCCATGACCGCAGCTCAGCACTCCACTGGCCAGGCTTGCGTGACAAATATTCCCAATCAAGTTCAATTGTGCTCCACACCAATGTTGGCTGTTCCCAGCATTTGCCCTCCAAACATTCCTTTACAATTTGTACCCGCTTCTTATTGGGGTTGCATGCCCACATGGGCTGCTGGAACAAGAAATGTATCATTGAGTGGATCGAATGGCTGCCTTTCTCTATCAACCTCTGCTAACACCAGTTCCTGCTCAGGAAATGGCTCACCAACCCTAGGCAAGCATTCTAGAGATTCAAAATTTATGGAAGAAGAGAAGGCAGAAAAATGTATATTGGTCCCAAAAACACTAAGAATTGATGACCCAAGTGAGGCTTCAAAGAGTCCTTTATGGGCTACATTAGGTCTTAAGCCTGACCAGAAGGATCCCGCATCAAAAGGTACTATCTTCAAGAATTTTGAAACCAAAGCAGAATGCTATGGCCATGTATCTGATATCACTCATGTACTGGAAGCAAACCCAGCAGCTCTTTCTCGCTCTCATACATTCCAGGAGAGTGGCTAA
- the LOC7489704 gene encoding cyclic dof factor 3 isoform X2, whose product MKGESKDPAFKLFGRKIPVPDTQFPAEPLAKGTCSEITRVETKGPSEDISEEPEMFSGSGQGKEESQAAMRVNEAQVIAKHKEGPLETNGTDQEKVLKKPDKILPCPRCNSLDTKFCYFNNYNVNQPRHFCKNCQRYWTAGGSMRNVPIGAGRRKNKHLATQYRQILVSSDGMPIARMENSDSIGHQLQSSVESGTTLSPSVANGMVLKFGHEAPLCDSMENVLNLGDQKRYVEISSVNRQDNVEEPSSCGSSKTASNAWANELRENIMQKEQVDVPASSNELSAPNSLPYYSVPSWVFPWNPGWNNVASMTAAQHSTGQACVTNIPNQVQLCSTPMLAVPSICPPNIPLQFVPASYWGCMPTWAAGTRNVSLSGSNGCLSLSTSANTSSCSGNGSPTLGKHSRDSKFMEEEKAEKCILVPKTLRIDDPSEASKSPLWATLGLKPDQKDPASKGTIFKNFETKAECYGHVSDITHVLEANPAALSRSHTFQESG is encoded by the exons atgaagggTGAGTCTAAAGATCCAGCTTTCAAGCTCTTTGGTAGGAAGATTCCTGTACCTGATACTCAGTTTCCGGCCGAACCACTAGCCAAG GGAACCTGCAGTGAGATAACAAGAGTAGAAACCAAGGGTCCTAGTGAAGACATCTCAGAAGAACCTGAAATGTTCTCTGGTTCTGGACAAGGCAAGGAAGAAAGCCAAGCTGCAATGCGAGTGAATGAGGCACAAGTAATTGCTAAGCATAAGGAAGGTCCACTGGAGACTAATGGCACAGACCAAGAGAAAGTCCTTAAGAAGCCAGATAAAATTCTACCATGTCCACGATGCAACAGTTTAGACACAAAATTCTGTTACTTCAATAACTATAATGTCAACCAACCAAGGCATTTCTGCAAGAATTGCCAAAGATATTGGACAGCTGGGGGATCAATGAGAAATGTCCCTATTGGTGCTGGCCGGCGGAAGAATAAGCACTTAGCCACTCAATATCGTCAGATATTAGTATCTTCTGATGGGATGCCTATTGCCAGAATGGAAAACTCAGACTCAATCGGTCACCAACTTCAATCTTCTGTTGAATCCGGAACCACCTTGAGTCCCTCAGTAGCAAATGGAATGGTTCTAAAATTCGGTCATGAAGCACCTCTTTGTGATTCCATGGAGAATGTGCTGAATCTTGGAGACCAAAAGAGATATGTTGAGATAAGTTCAGTCAATCGTCAAGATAATGTAGAAGAGCCGTCTTCATGTGGATCCTCCAAGACAGCTTCCAATGCTTGGGCAAACGAATTGCGAGAAAATATTATGCAGAAAGAGCAAGTTGATGTGCCAGCATCTTCTAACGAACTCAGCGCACCAAATTCCCTGCCTTATTATTCTGTTCCTTCATGGGTTTTTCCTTGGAACCCGGGTTGGAATAATGTTGCTTCCATGACCGCAGCTCAGCACTCCACTGGCCAGGCTTGCGTGACAAATATTCCCAATCAAGTTCAATTGTGCTCCACACCAATGTTGGCTGTTCCCAGCATTTGCCCTCCAAACATTCCTTTACAATTTGTACCCGCTTCTTATTGGGGTTGCATGCCCACATGGGCTGCTGGAACAAGAAATGTATCATTGAGTGGATCGAATGGCTGCCTTTCTCTATCAACCTCTGCTAACACCAGTTCCTGCTCAGGAAATGGCTCACCAACCCTAGGCAAGCATTCTAGAGATTCAAAATTTATGGAAGAAGAGAAGGCAGAAAAATGTATATTGGTCCCAAAAACACTAAGAATTGATGACCCAAGTGAGGCTTCAAAGAGTCCTTTATGGGCTACATTAGGTCTTAAGCCTGACCAGAAGGATCCCGCATCAAAAGGTACTATCTTCAAGAATTTTGAAACCAAAGCAGAATGCTATGGCCATGTATCTGATATCACTCATGTACTGGAAGCAAACCCAGCAGCTCTTTCTCGCTCTCATACATTCCAGGAGAGTGGCTAA
- the LOC7489705 gene encoding peroxidase 44: protein MGMKSSFLLILFIVPAVLADLRVGFYKPTCPDAESIIFQAVQKRFNTDKSVTAALLRMHFHDCFVRGCDASILIDSTTQNQAEKDAGPNQTVREYELIDEIKKALEAKCPSKVSCADIITVATRDAVVLAGGPNYTVPTGRRDGLVSRAGDVNLPGPQVDVSQAFQIFRAKGLTLEEMVILLGAHTVGVAHCSFFSERLQNDPSMDANLAANLSNVCANPNTDPTVLLDQGTGFVVDNEFYKQLLLKRGIMHIDQELAIDSSTSGFVSRFARDGNGFKQSFGKAMVKMGSVGVLVGNGGEVRKNCRVFNPKNKPTVPSPPKKDKVSPPSKKANNKKQKKPKGNGKKNKNTRAL from the exons ATGGGAATGAAATCTTCATTTCTGCTCATTCTCTTCATTGTTCCGGCTGTATTAGCCGATCTAAGAGTTGGGTTTTACAAACCAACATGCCCTGACGCAGAATCTATCATTTTTCAGGCAGTGCAAAAGCGGTTCAACACAGATAAATCCGTAACCGCAGCCTTGCTTCGCATGCATTTTCACGATTGCTTCGTTAGA GGATGTGATGCATCTATTCTTATAGATTCAACCACTCAAAACCAAGCAGAGAAAGATGCAGGACCGAACCAGACTGTCCGTGAATACGAGCTTATTGATGAGATCAAGAAAGCCTTAGAGGCTAAATGCCCTTCAAAAGTCTCATGTGCAGACATCATAACAGTTGCAACCAGAGATGCTGTAGTTCTTGCTGGAGGACCAAACTACACTGTACCTACAGGAAGACGTGACGGGCTAGTCTCTAGAGCGGGTGATGTGAACTTGCCTGGACCACAAGTGGACGTGTCTCAAGCATTTCAAATTTTCAGAGCAAAAGGTCTAACCCTTGAAGAAATGGTGATCCTGTTAGGAGCACATACTGTTGGTGTTGCACATTGTAGTTTCTTCAGTGAACGTCTTCAAAATGATCCATCAATGGATGCTAATTTAGCTGCCAACCTGAGTAATGTCTGTGCTAATCCAAATACTGATCCTACTGTATTGTTGGACCAAGGCACAGGTTTTGTGGTTGATAATGAGTTCTACAAACAGCTCCTTTTGAAGAGAGGAATAATGCATATTGACCAGGAACTTGCCATAGATAGCTCTACTTCTGGTTTCGTTTCACGTTTTGCGAGAGATGGGAATGGATTTAAGCAGAGCTTTGGAAAAGCAATGGTGAAGATGGGGAGCGTTGGGGTTCTTGTTGGAAATGGTGGAGAAGTGAGGAAAAATTGTAGAGTTTTCAATCCGAAAAACAAACCTACTGTCCCAAGTCCCCCAAAGAAAGACAAGGTTTCACCTCCCAGCAAAAAAGccaataataaaaagcaaaagaaacctAAGGGTAACGGGAAGAAGAATAAGAACACAAGAGCACTGTAG